The nucleotide sequence CGCAGAGTTTAGCACAGTTTCCGACTGATTCAGGTTTTATTGAAAGAGCTGCAAGGTTTTCTTGCTTTAGTGGAGGGAACTTTGGTGATATGAACCCTTTTAGCATCCCTGAGTCGTCGATGAATCCTTATTATAGGGGACTGGCACCAATGCAGGGTCCTCAAGAGGTTTTGGCAAGTAATGTGGCTGAAAGTTCCAAGGATTTTTCTTTAACCGTCGACCATACGGACACAGAGAGAAGCCCCCTCAAGTATGAGAAGAAGAGGGAAAATTTTGCCAAGTCCCAGGATGAAGCAAGAGAAATTGCGGGAGTCTCTGGGAATGAGTCTGATGAAGCTGGATGTAGTGGCCGTCAAGAGGAAATGGAGTGTGCCGGCGAGGGCTCCTACAGAAAGAATATTGgctcaaagaaaaggaaaagaggtGGTCAGGTAGGCCATTGTTAGTATATTTCGTTTGATCGTTCACAAGATAGTTCCTTGTTTAATTTTCTTGTCATTTTTGCTGGTTTAGTATGTTTTGTTTGATCGTTCACACGATAGTTCCTTATTGAATGTTCT is from Capsicum annuum cultivar UCD-10X-F1 unplaced genomic scaffold, UCD10Xv1.1 ctg59294, whole genome shotgun sequence and encodes:
- the LOC124893425 gene encoding transcription factor bHLH49-like; translated protein: MDVETKNDSEPENRNDQEVSMNYQSPNMSSEWQLSGSNLTNASSMGMVDSFCPTTWDQSTNSPNLGFCDGNGQMDLGPFRVGVDRSLGPSWTPSNAMLLKGGMFLPPAPMMLPQSLAQFPTDSGFIERAARFSCFSGGNFGDMNPFSIPESSMNPYYRGLAPMQGPQEVLASNVAESSKDFSLTVDHTDTERSPLKYEKKRENFAKSQDEAREIAGVSGNESDEAGCSGRQEEMECAGEGSYRKNIGSKKRKRGGQYVLFDRSHDSSLLNVLVILAGLVYFV